The genomic stretch GGGCAGGCTGCGGAAGAAGTTGTTTCCGAACGCTGAGATCGTCGCCGTCGAGCCCGTCATGGAGACGAACGAAATTACATACGAGTTCTTGAACCATATCACAAACAATTTCTCCGAGGAGCGCATAATTGGTCGTGGTGGCCATGGAGTAGTTTTCAAGGTACTGTACGATTACTACTAGCATATTTTGCTTTCTATTCCCTTTGTCCCATAATATAAAAACATTTTTGACATTACACTaatgtcaaaaacgttcttactCAAGTATATTATGAAACACAAAAACATAAAAACAGAGCATTGTTTCTCAGACGCGACTAGTCGGCGCCCGAGCGCCCGGTCGGGGGAGCGAGCGTTCTCTCATAATAGGAAAGAGCACCCACGCGTCCCACAGGAACACCTAGAAAAGGAAAACGACTTGTCCCATGTGCTCACGTTATATATCCCACCTGCATTTATTCTGGGATCAAAAACTTTAAAAAGTTTTTACCGTTGGGTTTCTCGCGACGAgttcttcaaaactagatcccatatgAGCAGGTTTCGACAAACTTTTTTTCCGAGCAACTTTGTGTGCTATTGAGGCAACTTTAGTGTTACAGGAAAGCAACTCATTTTTTCGGTAGTATGACTACCTATGAGCGGATGATCTTTGTAAGTTGGTACCATGACTACCAATTGACTAGCTACACCTCTAAGTCGCTTATCATAAGGACAACTCCAACGCGGATCACCAAATCACCCCAAATGTCGGGATCGGCCTCTCTAGACACTTTTAACCAATGACGGTCATCTAATTTGTCCAAACAAGTATGTATGTCCGAAATTCTCCAAACGACGAGGGGGCGTTCTCAGAGCCCCTCAGCGTCCATTGCtccctccgaatcaagtcagatCACGTCTCCTCAGATGAAAAGAGGAGCAAAATCCGCCCCTCCTAATTAAGGTCCCCGCAATGGACAAAGAGTCCACACTACAAATGGAGATGCTAATCTAGCCGTCAACCTATGACCGTTGTCTGATGATGCCCTCTCCGCTGCTCCTGAGCAAACACGATGTTCACAACTAGATGACGCGCCAAGGGGGAGACATTGTCCCCACTGAGCCAACCATTTCCGTTGCAATAAGGAGGTGACAACAACAACTTCCTATATTGATAAACACAGACACATGTAGAAAAGACTATGTTCACCCAACAGAGCCTATTGGGGGTAGAAAAGAAAAACAACTACGTGACATATATGCACTTGAGTTGTACTTAAAAAAGCCAATAACATTTGGGGTGTTTTGGTGCAACTACAATGTATTTATCAGACAACTCGTATGTAGCCCCAGTCTGACCTGGTATATAGATAAAGCGACTAGATGTAGAAAAGACTAAGCTCACCTGGCAACTCGTGTGTAgtccatgcatgaagaactccaCAGTTTTCCTTGGGCACATAGGCAGTAGCAGATGAGAAAACACACACACATGTgcgcgcgtgcacacacacacacacgtagtCATGTGCCTCATATCTCCAGCTAGTAAACCTGACCAGTTTTCTTTTCATGAGGATTGGGCAACTGGATACATGGTTTTAGGCAAATTGTATGGTTAATTGTGGGCAACTAGATAGTTAGTTTTAGGCAACTGTGTAGGTGATTGCGGGCAACCATGGCGCCTGAAAAAGGGATAAACAACATACACATGTTCATTTTTGTAGATTTCACAGATAAATTTAATCCACTAAAAACACTTCACGGTTTTAGTTACGTCCCCATGACCAGCTCCATACCGCTCCCCCTCTATGATTATTTGCCAAGTATTTACGATCATATCAAGGGATCCCATCCCGAGGAGATAAGTTCTTGACACATCTCCACAACACAAAATCGAAAGGTATCTAAAACCTTTACATATAAGCCAAATTATGGTCTTCGTAATGTTTCTGTTCATAAGGATTGAGCAACTGGATACATGGTTTTAGACAACTGTATGGATGATTGTGGGCAACTGGATACATGGTTTCTATTCATGAGGATTGGGCAACTTTTTTTCAAGGCAACTTTGGGTACGATAGAGGCAACTTTAGTGCTATAGGAAAGCAACTTCATTTTTAGCCTAGTAGGACTATCTATTAGGTTGGTTTGTGTAAAAATTAGAAAATCACACAAAAATATGAGGCACCTTTAGTGCTACATATAAGTAACTTCATTGCACTATGTGTATCAATGAATTTTGCTAAAATTATCACAACTGGCCTACCATGGTTGCTCAGTTGCCTACCATGGATATTCAGTTGCCTATCAGTGATGCCCAGTTGCCTACAATACTATGAAATTGACCAACCATTGATGTCCAGTTACCTGCTATTGATAATTAGTTACGTATCATTACTGCTTAGTTGTCTAACTTTGCAAATTAGTTGCCTACAATTGTGAAGCTGCTTATCATTGTGTTTTTCCTAAGTTATCTAAAACACTATGAAGTTACCTATCGACGATGCTCGGATGACTGGCATTTTAAGATCGTTATGCAACCCGAATATCAGACAAAAAAAGTTAGCAACTTTTGGGGTGTTTTTGTGCAACTCCAGTGCATTCAACAAGCAACTCATGTGTATTTTCCATCATTATATCTGGAGATTTCAATAATTTTCATGGGCGACTCATGCAAAAATTATGAACAACTTGTGTAGGCTTGTGGGAAACTGTCTGATCCGCCCCTATGAAACTTCTCATCACTCGCTATGCAACTTATCATATGTCACTACTTATGCAACCAACCAACATCCACGACTTGGCTAGCCAACACCCACACGCACTCCCCAAGAAAAGGAAAGAATAAGGCTATCACACCATCCATCTCCACATAGTTTTGAAATTTGGAATCATGATAGACAACTTATAACCCACAAAAACTTTTCAACATTGTAGGAAACTTCGGTCCCTTGATGGACAACTTTCATACTATTTAGGCAATTGGGGTGTGTAGGCAACTTCATAGCAATATAGGCAACTTGGTTTCTGAGGCAGGCAGCTTAGAAGCCATGTTAGGAAATTTTCCACTCTGCGGTAAGCAACTTTCACAGTATCGTAGGCAACTAAACTATCGACAACTTAGTTCTTGATGTATGCAACTTAGCAACCATGGTAACCATCTATTAGACTATTGCACACAACTATTAGTATGCTAGTAGGTGAATCACTAATACACACAATGCACTTCATCTAGCATCAAAGTTGCTCCAATTTAGCACTTAAGTTGTCTCATCTAGCATCAACGTTGCTTTAAAAAGAATCAAACCATATTcatatgggatctagttttgaagagtTCATCACGAGAAACCCAACGATGAAAACAGATCATAATTCCAACACGCAGTTTGAAAGTTATATCCTTTTAGAATTTTCTTGTAATGAAATTAATGCATCTTATGTCATTGTTGGGTTCATATAGTTGGTCGGACGAGTTCGTGAAAGATCAACGTACTATAGTGGATGAATCCTTCCATATATGGGCAACTTAGGATGATGTTAAGCTACTCGTTAGTCATGGCACACAACTTAGGATATTGGTAGCCTACCTCAGAAACTAAGTTGCGTATAATACTATCAACTTGGAGGCGAAACTAGTTATGGTAGAATACTTGCTAGTTATGGTAGAAAACTTAGATGTGAATCTAATTAACCTGGTAGTATGGTAATCAACTTTGAAGGAATTTTCGATGATAGGCATTCATACTACACAGACTAATTAGAAGTTGCTTTCCTATAACACTAAAGTTGCTTCTGTAGTATCCAAAGTTGCTAAAAACGTTAGTCAAAACATACTCATATGAGATCTAGTTTTAAAGGGCTCGTCGCCAGGAACCTAGCGGTGAAAGCGGATCTTAACTTTTATACTCGGTTCAAAAGTTATAGCTTTTTAAAAATTTGAAACACGCACTAAATGCATGCACGTGATATCTTGCTGAGAAACTCAAGGGATGGGATGGTACACGGATACGTCGGGGACCATGTGCTTTTCATGCGTGTTAATCCTCTTTGTGGACTCTATGATTGGGTTGACTTAATTGCACTTTGTATTAACCACATGTCGGGAAGGAAATTGACGGACATGAGCATGCGCTCAAGACGACGACCCAACACAGCTGCACGTTTAAAAATTCGGGTTGTTTCTCATCTTTGGCAATATTCGTCTTTAAACATATATACCTCTTCCTGCCAGAAGACTACAGAAACTGGAGCCAAAACACAACCCTCAGCTGCTATCCTTAGCACCATGGGAGCCTATCGTATTTAGCAAAAATTGCAGCAACAGTTCTGGCCAAATGGCCGGTATTTAGCGAAAATTGGGGAAAACACTAAATGAGGTAAAATGTGGCAAAAACTGGAATTTACTATATATTGTAACTCAAACTTTCTTTAGATGGCTGTAACTCAGCTTGATACGAAACATGGAAGGATCATCATTGAGTTCAGCTAGGATCCTAGTCAAGTCATTCTCTCTAAACTTGCCATATCTACACCAGAGATCCAACTTCCACATAACCATCTTCGGGATGGAGGTTCTGAGGCACCCCATATAGTCTGGCCCATATAGAGAAAAGTTTATAAAAGGTTGCAAACTGGTGATCACTTATGAGACGCCGGAGCAACTAGTTAAGGAGCACCTCCTTCGcgagcctcgcaacgatcagcggcacttggcgcgctctcagctATTCGCCACGTGTCACGCTTTGGACGCTTCCTCCggattttgttttttttattttccgcgtgcattttcggctttttaaacgtTCTTTTTTCAGGGGTTTTTCGATATTTTTGTTTCCCCCTgtcttccttagcttttcgaTAAAAAAATCGGAAAAAAATGTTTGCGCGAAAAAAACACATTTCTTTCTTTTTCCCGCGGAAGTTACGGTTTTTttctgcgagaggcacggttATGCTTTaccgagagtcacggccgtgcctttcggaaacAAACAAAAAtgcattttctgttttttttctttcgcgagagtcacggttttgcttccgcgagaggcacggttgtgctttcgcgagattcac from Triticum urartu cultivar G1812 unplaced genomic scaffold, Tu2.1 TuUngrouped_contig_6971, whole genome shotgun sequence encodes the following:
- the LOC125531340 gene encoding heavy metal-associated isoprenylated plant protein 39-like, whose translation is MAARKKIVVKVEVDDSQSRKAIKALSTLRGIEVISVNTKHGKITVVGVVNPVDVLGRLRKKLFPNAEIVAVEPVMETNEITYEFLNHITNNFSEERIIGRGGHGVVFKVLYDYY